The following proteins are encoded in a genomic region of Nicotiana sylvestris chromosome 4, ASM39365v2, whole genome shotgun sequence:
- the LOC138889113 gene encoding uncharacterized protein — protein MAIVDDTLPESLSHNHPLFLHSTYDSGAILIALQLTGSDNYSVWSRAMRIAILGRNKIGFIEGTYKKEDYGTNLADLWERCNAIVLSWIMNCVSSDLLSGIVYSSNACAVWKDMKERFDKVNGPRILQLHRAIATASQGTSLIATYFSKMRELWAEFDCLAPAPGCDCPKSREKSPPNLTPNQCGTLAFCQTSTDHDDGYISALNKANFMLMERESQRSMANVVVPAENAEMTTLLTTKGFNNQKPRKNYNVLCDYCKMKGQSREGCYKLIGYPDDFKFKKKFGGNTAHNAMTMDFRPQAAGGRGQDAFKVPPISHFTIEQYSQILKLLNKENVPEVSANMAGPLQWEGEGDW, from the exons ATGGCGATTGTAGATGATACATTGCCAGAAAGTTTAAGTCATAATCATCCTCTATTCCTACACTCAACATATGATTCAGGAGCAATTCTGATAGCGCTGCAATTAACAGGATCGGACAACTATTCTGTGTGGAGCAGAGCAATGCGCATTGCGATACTAGGTCGCAACAAAATAGGATTCATTGAAGGTACCTATAAGAAGGAAGATTATGGTACAAATTTGGCAGATCTGTGGGAGAGGTGCAATGCAATCGTTCTCTCATGGATAATGAACTGTGTATCGAGTGATTTGCTGAGTGGAATTGTATATTCCTCAAATGCATGTGCTGTTTGGAAGGATATGAAGGAAAGATTCGATAAGGTCAATGGACCTAGAATTCTTCAGTTGCACAGAGCCATAGCTACTGCGAGTCAGGGAACAAGTTTAATTGCAACTTATTTCTCAAAGATGCGTGAACTGTGGGCTGAGTTTGATTGTTTGGCACCAGCTCCTGGTTGTGATTGTCCAAAGTCAA gggaaaaatcccctccaaacttaactcccaaccaatgtgggactttggcattttgccaaacttcaacagatCATGATGATGGATACATTTCCGCTTTGAATAAGGCTAACTTTATGTTGATGGAAAGGGAGAGCCAAAGAAGCATGGCAAATGTAGTAGTTCCCGCTGAAAATGCTGAGATGACAACTCTATTAACAACAAAAGGATTCAACAATCAAAAACCTAGGAAAAATTACAATGTGTTATGTGATTATTGCAAAATGAAAGGACAAAGTAGAGAAGGATGCTACAAGTTGATTGGATATCCTGATGATTTCAAGTTCAAGAAGAAATTTGGAGGCAACACAGCTCACAATGCAATGACAATGGATTTCAGACCACAAGCTGCAGGAGGAAGAGGCCAAGATGCTTTCAAAGTTCCTCCAATTTCACATTTCACAATAGAACAATACAGTCAGATCCTTAAGCTGCTCAACAAGGAGAATGTGCCAGAAGTATCAGCTAATATGGCAG GACCTTTGCAGTGGGAAGGTGAAGGTGATTGGTAA